The sequence AAGACCATattaaagagatggaggagaggagatgccACAGCACGGGATTCTGGGAGCCAATTACAGTGTCTTCTGCGGCTTCCTCTGTGTTTTCGACCGCCTCCTCCTCCTTTGCCACCTTCTCTTCTGCGGCGGCGTCTTCTTCTGCGGCCTCTTCTGCTGCCtcctctcctgtttctcctcCCACCTCTGCTTCCACCTCATCTGTGTGTTCATCTCCATTGAACTCCTCCATCGGAACCTCTCTTTTCTAGAGTGAAAACAACAATGTGCCAtcaagggggaaaaaacgatgtgTTAGAATAGGAATGACACAGCAGCTGTCATGGGCACACATCAAACACCAAGAGGGGAGCAGCCCTACTGCTGGAGTCTCATGTTCAAAGACATCACAGAGTAAGGCATCAGGATCAGCAGCTCCTCTGAGTAAAGAAAAATGCATGAATAAATGAAGGGAAATTACATATGGTTGCAAGATGATGAATATCAGTATATTGTGCTGTGGAGAGAAATGAGAGATTCGCAATGATGTATAGTGTAGCAAGGAAGACTGCATATTATCACACTGCCGGAAGCCAGCTAAATCAGTACAGTCAACAGTATCAATAAAATAACTGTCATTACCTCAACATCGCAACTTAAATGGAAAATAAACTGGCCTGGTACTCTGGAGAACAGCGAAAGCAGAGAGCGGCTGCACTGATTTCCCAGAAATACCCATGAAGTTGGTCCAACTCAATTTGCACTCTTCTGGAAACCGCACCATCTAAAAGCCAGTGGGATTTATTATAGGAAAATCACAGGTTCCGCTGGGCAATATTTATCTGCTGTCCCTGGCCCCCTCCTTGAAAAACAGAAACAATTCCTTTCTCTGTGATGCTCATGCACCAGGTAAATCTCTCCGGTTTGGCAGCATCCCAAAGTGAGTTGAGAAGTTTAAGTTTGCCTGATgtacttaaaaaaaacaaaaaatctcCATATAATTGTTCATATCATCATTTTTTACAACAGCATCAGCATGCTCTTCTGTAAGAACAATCCTATTATACAAATTATTAATTTGAAAAAGAATGACCTGATTCCCAATCATCTGCTATCTATTGAATAGAAATCATATATATAATATCATAGAATTATTATAAGCACTTTATATGCTTTGCAAAAACTATAGATGAAAtataaacacaatgaaaaactATTAAAGTGAGAAATGTACACGTTAATTAATGAGAGATGGTTACACTGTGCTTAAACCAACTCTAAATTGACACTCATCCATGCAATGAGAGGATTAGCAACATTACTGGTTACTTGGTAATTGTCAATGGAAAATGAAACCAACAGGAGTTAACTGGAGGAATGGTTAAGGTTATGCTAGATGGGAGGAAACCGGGGGAGAAATGGTAAAGGTGAGACAGGGACTGAGGGGATAAAAGAAAGGCATTACTAGTGAGTCATCATCAAGGTtctcctcctcaacctcctcaGCTTCAAGGTTCTCTTCATCCTCAGCATCATCAGTTCCGTTCTCAACGGTCTCATTCTCAACAGTCCCATTTTCAACAGGCCCATTCTCAAGGATAAATGCCTTTTCAGCCTCTTTCGCTTCCTGCACCAAGGAAAATTGTCAGGTTGTTTAACACAGTTGCATCATCCTCAACTAGCGTAGCATACATGTCACATCGTATCCCTCTCACACAATTAACCTCACTAACTCCTGCTTGCCCTCCAAATGAatatgatatacagtatggagTGTAAGCAGCCATGTCTGAGCAAAAACAAACTAGAACAATACATGGCTGAGAATTTCCGCTAAATAAACATTAAAACAGCCTGACATGGAAGTGAaccattttttgctgagtttatttgcaTTATAAAATCCCTTGAGTGGAAAACAGGTTGTGTTGTTGTAATCTTAAACTCAAAAGCTATATAAACATAATTTTCATTTTAGAAAAGTAAGTGAAAGTTGAATTCCAACCTTGGATCCTGGAGGAGGTGGCAGACCCAGGAAGGCAAACACTGCATTGTCTTCTTTAGCGTCAAAGAATGTCTCGTAGTCCTGTGGTAAAAGACATATGAGACATTTCAGTTTAGTCTCTAATCGTTCTCTCAGCATTTTAATGGACATTTTCTCCCCAGCTTTACCTGGCCTATTAGTTACCACACCTTCTACATGATCTTGTTATGCTCACCCCACAGTAGCTCTCTTCATTGAAGATCTGAGGGGGTAGGGGGATCCCGTTGGTGGGCTTTTTCTCCACAGGGACATTTTCCCTCATCCACATGCGGTTGTCCTCATTGCAGGCAATGTCCAATGGAGCGTAGTCCACTTTCAGGGCCTCCAGGAACCCAAGCACATCCTGTTGCTTCTTTTTGATCTGGACCATCACACAGgtgtacagacagacaacacagtatagataGGCTTCTTCTTTATGAGATCATGTTTGTCTGCTTTTTTCTATCATTAGGTTGGGGAGAGCAGAGTAGAAGACACTGATACATTAAGGAAACCGTTTTACTTTTTGTTTTATATTTTCTGGACAAAGAATCAGTTCACATATCATATATATTCTTTGATATTGTAGATTAGGTCTGAAGTAATCCAAATATATTCCAGAATGTTCTGCAAGTGAATGCATGGTGATTAATTTTCAACAGATTGCTATTGCAGGTTTGGAATGTGATCTCAGCGACGGTCGAGATATATAAGGAAACTCGAGTTGTCCTAGTGCTGCTCAACTGAGAAGTTAGACCAAATAACGGTACTAAAAGTTGACAAACCGCTAAATTGCCTAGGCCTATAATAACCTAAACCGATTTGAATCTGTTTGCCAGTTACATAAATGCATGTACTAAGAGCTGAACAATAGTCATGGGAAACCGGCCAACAAAGTTAATTTTGCATTTAATAAGAAAGACTCGGCTAAATGCTTACCGCTGTCGATCCTGATGAAGAAGCTAGAAATACTTTTATAACCATTTTGTTACGACGTGTTCTGTAGAATGAGGTACTAACGTGGGTTATTAAAGATACAGGCTGCCTCCCTTAATAGTATAGCGTACCCAGGACATTACTCTGCGAACACAAGCCACACCACTGAGGCTATTTTTGTCCCCAAACCCTCCATCACCGCAGGATTGGTGGGACAGGTTTTATGGGTGCAGCGCTGACCGAGTGATTGGCAACTTGAGCTGTCTGTCGGTATGGGGACCACAAAGTTCGTTTGCAGCTACATGCAACGTGCATATATCGACAGAAATAGCCACTGACCAACAGAGCAACTAGTGAAAATAAAACCAAGAGTTAAAGCGGGCAGTTGAAATGTATGCATATTGTTGGACCATGATTATCTATAGGCTTaaccgtttttttgttgttgtaaatctACAGGACACATCTTTATTTGTTTAACTTATTATAGGCtaatgtatatttttgttgttgtagtataTACtgaaagtaatttttttttaaacaattgcaAACGAAGTCTAATGTAATTGTTTTACTAAAAAACAATTAGTTTATATACAAATTAGGATGGTGTGGTCTTTAATTCTCCCAAAAGCAGTCAGTTCTAAGAAATTTCCCATGATTAAGGAATATAATAACATTGCTTGCCTATGATTTGCTCATATAATCCGAATGTATTAAGCGTTTAGTAGCCAGAAAACTACATTTCCCATCGTCCTATTCAATGAGAACGCTTGTTTCTACGGCAACCCAAAATACAATTTCAGAGACAGCCAGCCAACAACATAATCTGTCAATGACTCTCTTGCTCATGAAGATACATAATAACTTAACTGAATGAAAGTTAGTGGGGGGGAAAAACATTTagtgtttaaaaaataatttaatgtAAGGATAGCATTGGCATGGGGAATTATTAGGCATGGTTGTTAGCTTTGTAGAATAGTTGAAGTCAGGAAAGATTTCTATCAAGGCAAGGaatgtctgtcactctctgtcttcTAGAcctagctagataacgttagaTTAGCTAAATGTATTAAACTATTAATGAATGTAAGTAGGCTATAGTTGAAGGTCTAGATTGTTTTGGTTCTTATAATTTCACATACAGTGTGGCTAAATTAACTACTCCAGCTCATTGGATATCTGTCTACTATATTACAGAAACTGGTGCGGGCTTATCTTTGGGGGAGACATGTCTCTGAGGCTGAGACACCACAGCAGAGGCATAGTGCAGCAGGACAATGCAAACTATGAAGTGGGTGCAGGCGATGCAGACTCAAGCTGTTCCTCAGGCCAGTCCACCTCCTCCAGGTCAAGCAAGGGATACAGCAGTAGGACCGGCAGCAGGGAAGACTCTCAGGGGTCATGCACCCAGTCAGACTACAAGGAGGAGGCTGACACTACTACAAATAGGACCCTTTCCCTCTCACCAAACAAGAAGCCAGGTCTAAGCACGAAGACAGCGAAAGCACGAAGTATGTGATATCAATCTGATATTACATATCTTCTCATTACTACAGACAGTCTACCTATAATGACATAAGTGTAGGCCTATAGGCCGAGATGGTTTGCAGCATATTCCCATGTAAGCATCACACTTAGGTGCCTTTTTCCTCTCAGCTCAAAACAAGGGAGGGCAGTGGTGCAAAAAGAAGAAAAACACTCTTTCAAGGAACCACAAGGCCTCTCGCTTCCCTCCAATCAAGCCCCTGCAGGGCTCAAACCAGCgcatcagttctgcccacaggcACCACATCAAGGAACTCAACAGCCAATTCTGGGAGCTACAGCAGCAGCTGAGTGGTGTCGCCACAGAGAACAAGTTGCTAAAACAGGTCCAGGGCCGCCACACGGTGGCGCTACAGCGCTTCCAGGATTCACAGAGTGGCCTTCCCCAGGTATGCTGCACTAAAAGAAAATTGGGCTTGAATAATTGATttataacacagctataacaaaCTCATTATCAGCTAACAACAATAATCTGATCTTGTAGCAATGGCTAAGGTCATAATGTTTTGCACCCACCCACACCGTCAGGTTCTGGCCAAGCACGGCAACGAGGTGCGCGCTCTGCAGGAGCTCCAGCGTAAAGCCCGCAACCGCCGCAACTGTCTATCCAGGCGTCTGAGGGGCACAGAGGAGGAGCTGCTGCGCACCAAGGACGCTCTGCACCGGCTGCAGCTGCTCAGCAAGGACCGCAGcctggaagagagggaagagctgAGCCATAGGCTGGCCCTGATCACTGTGGACCTACACAGGAAGAACAAGAGGATACAGGTACAGTACATGCACTCACATGGCAGGGCTGACTCCAGcagcaccctgcatcccactgctgtcttgcttctgaagctaagccgggttggtcctggatgggataccagatgctgctggatgtggtgttggagggccagtgggaggtaccctttcctctggtctaaaaataatattccaatgccccagggcagtgattggggacattgccctgtgtagggtgctgtctttcagatgggacgttaaacgggtgtcctgacatcccatggcacttatcgtaagagtaagtgtgttaaccctggtgtcctggctaaattcccaatctggccttcatacTATCATgatcacctaatcatccccagtttacaattggctcattgagccccctcctctcccctgtaactattcctcaggttgttgctgtaactgagaatgtgttctcggtcaacttacctggtaaaatgagGGTTAAATAAATGTTCACAGGCCAGGTGGATGTTTGTATTGAAACTGATTGGGTTTTCAACTCTGTCTATTTGTATTGGTCTTCTATGGGGAGACCGATATAGGTGGACAGGGTCAACACAGTTATGCTAGATTGATACTGTACACATAGTACCACAATGTTATATCTGTAGTGAAATGTAAATAAATTGTGTTGCAGGACTTAGAAAGGAATCTTGAGCTGAGCCAGATATCCTTCAATCACCATCTTGCCACAGAAACAAGGAAGACCAATGAAGCCATAGAGCTGTCTGATTACCTCCAGGCACAGATCAATCTGTTGACCAAAAAAATCAAAGTAAGTTTATAAAGAACTTGAGAGCAGCAACATACAGTGTAAAAAACATTAGAAATACCTTCCTAATATGCCCCCAccaggtcagtctatgtcatggaaagagcaggtgttcagaaatgttttgtacaatcagtcAGATCTTAGTAGATTTGGAACAGTACTGTTGTTTGAAAGAATGGTAATGTGATTTAACTCGCAGTACTGCAATGTAAACACAAGAGGGAGTCTAATACAGCTATATTTCTGAAGGCATAATTGAAGGTTGAAGTAAAATACCCATTTTCCCAaacttgcctggctacccaaacgcTACACCACGCCCACGGAAGTTAGTTTTTTCATCGCAATGaatctggatctgagtacctccccgacGATTTATATAATGTAAATACATTATAACCATTCTAATTGGTCCCAGAAAACGATGGGTTggaccagagccagaacacacatgGGTAAACTGCGTTTTGAAAATTCataattggctttgatactctaaTTGGTTAAAGATTATCCAATCGCTGATtgctttgttttgtacaacacccctcattttgacATCCCCACAAACGACTTAAAAGATGGCAGTttcagactgaagtatgtagcgaacaTAAGAGCAGCGGACAAATTCAGTTTGAGTCATCAGGCAACTTGTAAACCTGCCTGGTAATAGATATCAGGATGATAACACTACATTTGAGAAATGAACATTTATTGTACATATTCCATTCTTGAGAAATGGCTTACTGTTGCATTTAACACGAAAtataggaaagagagagagaattggagaACCACAATATCTACTCACATAGATTTCCAAAAGGCTGG comes from Salvelinus alpinus chromosome 21, SLU_Salpinus.1, whole genome shotgun sequence and encodes:
- the LOC139548117 gene encoding adapter SH3BGRL-like isoform X20, which codes for MVIKVFLASSSGSTAIKKKQQDVLGFLEALKVDYAPLDIACNEDNRMWMRENVPVEKKPTNGIPLPPQIFNEESYCGDYETFFDAKEDNAVFAFLGLPPPPGSKEAKEAEKAFILENGPVENGTVENETVENGTDDAEDEENLEAEEVEEENLDDDSLAPVKQEEAQEEVEDEEAKGEDDHPVSEGEEDLGSEEEEELRQLEQEEEDE
- the LOC139548117 gene encoding SH3 domain-binding glutamic acid-rich protein-like isoform X7; its protein translation is MVIKVFLASSSGSTAIKKKQQDVLGFLEALKVDYAPLDIACNEDNRMWMRENVPVEKKPTNGIPLPPQIFNEESYCGDYETFFDAKEDNAVFAFLGLPPPPGSKEAKEAEKAFILENGPVENGTVENETVENGTDDAEDEENLEAEEVEEENLDDDSLKREVPMEEFNGDEHTDEVEAEVGGETGEEAAEEAAEEDAAAEEKVAKEEEAVENTEEAAEDTKAPVKQEEAQEEVEDEEAKGEDDHPVSEEEEELRQLEQEEEDE
- the LOC139548117 gene encoding SH3 domain-binding glutamic acid-rich protein-like isoform X6 is translated as MVIKVFLASSSGSTAIKKKQQDVLGFLEALKVDYAPLDIACNEDNRMWMRENVPVEKKPTNGIPLPPQIFNEESYCGDYETFFDAKEDNAVFAFLGLPPPPGSKEAKEAEKAFILENGPVENGTVENETVENGTDDAEDEENLEAEEVEEENLDDDSLKREVPMEEFNGDEHTDEVEAEVGGETGEEAAEEAAEEDAAAEEKVAKEEEAVENTEEAAEDTAPVKQEEAQEEVEDEEAKGEDDHPVSEVCCGGIAVCSDAFHLNP
- the LOC139548117 gene encoding adapter SH3BGRL-like isoform X27, producing the protein MVIKVFLASSSGSTAIKKKQQDVLGFLEALKVDYAPLDIACNEDNRMWMRENVPVEKKPTNGIPLPPQIFNEESYCGDYETFFDAKEDNAVFAFLGLPPPPGSKEAKEAEKAFILENGPVENGTVENETVENGTDDAEDEENLEAEEVEEENLDDDSLKAPVKQEEAQEEVEDEEAKEEEDE
- the LOC139548117 gene encoding SH3 domain-binding glutamic acid-rich protein-like isoform X11, translating into MVIKVFLASSSGSTAIKKKQQDVLGFLEALKVDYAPLDIACNEDNRMWMRENVPVEKKPTNGIPLPPQIFNEESYCGDYETFFDAKEDNAVFAFLGLPPPPGSKEAKEAEKAFILENGPVENGTVENETVENGTDDAEDEENLEAEEVEEENLDDDSLKREVPMEEFNGDEHTDEVEAEVGGETGEEAAEEAAEEDAAAEEKVAKEEEAVENTEEAAEDTKAPVKQEEAQEEVEDEEAKGEDDHPVSEQEEEDE
- the LOC139548117 gene encoding adapter SH3BGRL-like isoform X22; this translates as MVIKVFLASSSGSTAIKKKQQDVLGFLEALKVDYAPLDIACNEDNRMWMRENVPVEKKPTNGIPLPPQIFNEESYCGDYETFFDAKEDNAVFAFLGLPPPPGSKEAKEAEKAFILENGPVENGTVENETVENGTDDAEDEENLEAEEVEEENLDDDSLAPVKQEEAQEEVEDEEAKGEDDHPVSEEEEELRQLEQEEEDE
- the LOC139548117 gene encoding adapter SH3BGRL-like isoform X25 — its product is MVIKVFLASSSGSTAIKKKQQDVLGFLEALKVDYAPLDIACNEDNRMWMRENVPVEKKPTNGIPLPPQIFNEESYCGDYETFFDAKEDNAVFAFLGLPPPPGSKEAKEAEKAFILENGPVENGTVENETVENGTDDAEDEENLEAEEVEEENLDDDSLAPVKQEEAQEEVEDEEAKGEDDHPVSEQEEEDE
- the LOC139548117 gene encoding SH3 domain-binding glutamic acid-rich protein-like isoform X2, with the translated sequence MVIKVFLASSSGSTAIKKKQQDVLGFLEALKVDYAPLDIACNEDNRMWMRENVPVEKKPTNGIPLPPQIFNEESYCGDYETFFDAKEDNAVFAFLGLPPPPGSKEAKEAEKAFILENGPVENGTVENETVENGTDDAEDEENLEAEEVEEENLDDDSLKREVPMEEFNGDEHTDEVEAEVGGETGEEAAEEAAEEDAAAEEKVAKEEEAVENTEEAAEDTKAPVKQEEAQEEVEDEEAKGEDDHPVSEGEEDLGSEEEEELRQLEQEEEDE
- the LOC139548117 gene encoding SH3 domain-binding glutamic acid-rich protein-like isoform X18, with the protein product MVIKVFLASSSGSTAIKKKQQDVLGFLEALKVDYAPLDIACNEDNRMWMRENVPVEKKPTNGIPLPPQIFNEESYCGDYETFFDAKEDNAVFAFLGLPPPPGSKEAKEAEKAFILENGPVENGTVENETVENGTDDAEDEENLEAEEVEEENLDDDSLKREVPMEEFNGDEHTDEVEAEVGGETGEEAAEEAAEEDAAAEEKVAKEEEAVENTEEAAEDTAPVKQEEAQEEVEDEEAKEEEDE
- the LOC139548117 gene encoding SH3 domain-binding glutamic acid-rich protein-like isoform X3; this translates as MVIKVFLASSSGSTAIKKKQQDVLGFLEALKVDYAPLDIACNEDNRMWMRENVPVEKKPTNGIPLPPQIFNEESYCGDYETFFDAKEDNAVFAFLGLPPPPGSKEAKEAEKAFILENGPVENGTVENETVENGTDDAEDEENLEAEEVEEENLDDDSLKREVPMEEFNGDEHTDEVEAEVGGETGEEAAEEAAEEDAAAEEKVAKEEEAVENTEEAAEDTKAPVKQEEAQEEVEDEEAKGEDDHPVSEGEEDLGSEEEEELRQLEEEEDE
- the LOC139548117 gene encoding SH3 domain-binding glutamic acid-rich protein-like isoform X4 is translated as MVIKVFLASSSGSTAIKKKQQDVLGFLEALKVDYAPLDIACNEDNRMWMRENVPVEKKPTNGIPLPPQIFNEESYCGDYETFFDAKEDNAVFAFLGLPPPPGSKEAKEAEKAFILENGPVENGTVENETVENGTDDAEDEENLEAEEVEEENLDDDSLKREVPMEEFNGDEHTDEVEAEVGGETGEEAAEEAAEEDAAAEEKVAKEEEAVENTEEAAEDTKAPVKQEEAQEEVEDEEAKGEDDHPVSEEEEELRQLEEEEESPEEEEDE
- the LOC139548117 gene encoding SH3 domain-binding glutamic acid-rich protein-like isoform X8, which gives rise to MVIKVFLASSSGSTAIKKKQQDVLGFLEALKVDYAPLDIACNEDNRMWMRENVPVEKKPTNGIPLPPQIFNEESYCGDYETFFDAKEDNAVFAFLGLPPPPGSKEAKEAEKAFILENGPVENGTVENETVENGTDDAEDEENLEAEEVEEENLDDDSLKREVPMEEFNGDEHTDEVEAEVGGETGEEAAEEAAEEDAAAEEKVAKEEEAVENTEEAAEDTAPVKQEEAQEEVEDEEAKGEDDHPVSEEEEELRQLEQEEEDE
- the LOC139548117 gene encoding adapter SH3BGRL-like isoform X26, with the translated sequence MVIKVFLASSSGSTAIKKKQQDVLGFLEALKVDYAPLDIACNEDNRMWMRENVPVEKKPTNGIPLPPQIFNEESYCGDYETFFDAKEDNAVFAFLGLPPPPGSKEAKEAEKAFILENGPVENGTVENETVENGTDDAEDEENLEAEEVEEENLDDDSLKAPVKQEEAQEEVEDEEAKGEDDHPVSEEEEDE
- the LOC139548117 gene encoding SH3 domain-binding glutamic acid-rich protein-like isoform X14 — translated: MVIKVFLASSSGSTAIKKKQQDVLGFLEALKVDYAPLDIACNEDNRMWMRENVPVEKKPTNGIPLPPQIFNEESYCGDYETFFDAKEDNAVFAFLGLPPPPGSKEAKEAEKAFILENGPVENGTVENETVENGTDDAEDEENLEAEEVEEENLDDDSLKREVPMEEFNGDEHTDEVEAEVGGETGEEAAEEAAEEDAAAEEKVAKEEEAVENTEEAAEDTAPVKQEEAQEEVEDEEAKGEDDHPVSEEEEDE
- the LOC139548117 gene encoding SH3 domain-binding glutamic acid-rich protein-like isoform X16, producing the protein MVIKVFLASSSGSTAIKKKQQDVLGFLEALKVDYAPLDIACNEDNRMWMRENVPVEKKPTNGIPLPPQIFNEESYCGDYETFFDAKEDNAVFAFLGLPPPPGSKEAKEAEKAFILENGPVENGTVENETVENGTDDAEDEENLEAEEVEEENLDDDSLKREVPMEEFNGDEHTDEVEAEVGGETGEEAAEEAAEEDAAAEEKVAKEEEAVENTEEAAEDTAPVKQEEAQEEVEDEEAKQEEEDE
- the LOC139548117 gene encoding SH3 domain-binding glutamic acid-rich protein-like isoform X9, which encodes MVIKVFLASSSGSTAIKKKQQDVLGFLEALKVDYAPLDIACNEDNRMWMRENVPVEKKPTNGIPLPPQIFNEESYCGDYETFFDAKEDNAVFAFLGLPPPPGSKEAKEAEKAFILENGPVENGTVENETVENGTDDAEDEENLEAEEVEEENLDDDSLKREVPMEEFNGDEHTDEVEAEVGGETGEEAAEEAAEEDAAAEEKVAKEEEAVENTEEAAEDTKAPVKQEEAQEEVEDEEAKGEDDHPVSEEEEELRQLEEEEDE
- the LOC139548117 gene encoding SH3 domain-binding glutamic acid-rich protein-like isoform X17, with product MVIKVFLASSSGSTAIKKKQQDVLGFLEALKVDYAPLDIACNEDNRMWMRENVPVEKKPTNGIPLPPQIFNEESYCGDYETFFDAKEDNAVFAFLGLPPPPGSKEAKEAEKAFILENGPVENGTVENETVENGTDDAEDEENLEAEEVEEENLDDDSLKREVPMEEFNGDEHTDEVEAEVGGETGEEAAEEAAEEDAAAEEKVAKEEEAVENTEEAAEDTKAPVKQEEAQEEVEDEEAKEEEDE
- the LOC139548117 gene encoding SH3 domain-binding glutamic acid-rich protein-like isoform X12, whose translation is MVIKVFLASSSGSTAIKKKQQDVLGFLEALKVDYAPLDIACNEDNRMWMRENVPVEKKPTNGIPLPPQIFNEESYCGDYETFFDAKEDNAVFAFLGLPPPPGSKEAKEAEKAFILENGPVENGTVENETVENGTDDAEDEENLEAEEVEEENLDDDSLKREVPMEEFNGDEHTDEVEAEVGGETGEEAAEEAAEEDAAAEEKVAKEEEAVENTEEAAEDTAPVKQEEAQEEVEDEEAKGEDDHPVSEQEEEDE
- the LOC139548117 gene encoding adapter SH3BGRL-like isoform X21, which translates into the protein MVIKVFLASSSGSTAIKKKQQDVLGFLEALKVDYAPLDIACNEDNRMWMRENVPVEKKPTNGIPLPPQIFNEESYCGDYETFFDAKEDNAVFAFLGLPPPPGSKEAKEAEKAFILENGPVENGTVENETVENGTDDAEDEENLEAEEVEEENLDDDSLKAPVKQEEAQEEVEDEEAKGEDDHPVSEEEEELRQLEQEEEDE
- the LOC139548117 gene encoding SH3 domain-binding glutamic acid-rich protein-like isoform X10 — protein: MVIKVFLASSSGSTAIKKKQQDVLGFLEALKVDYAPLDIACNEDNRMWMRENVPVEKKPTNGIPLPPQIFNEESYCGDYETFFDAKEDNAVFAFLGLPPPPGSKEAKEAEKAFILENGPVENGTVENETVENGTDDAEDEENLEAEEVEEENLDDDSLKREVPMEEFNGDEHTDEVEAEVGGETGEEAAEEAAEEDAAAEEKVAKEEEAVENTEEAAEDTKAPVKQEEAQEEVEDEEAKGEDDHPVSEGEEDLGSEQEEEDE
- the LOC139548117 gene encoding SH3 domain-binding glutamic acid-rich protein-like isoform X1, producing MVIKVFLASSSGSTAIKKKQQDVLGFLEALKVDYAPLDIACNEDNRMWMRENVPVEKKPTNGIPLPPQIFNEESYCGDYETFFDAKEDNAVFAFLGLPPPPGSKEAKEAEKAFILENGPVENGTVENETVENGTDDAEDEENLEAEEVEEENLDDDSLKREVPMEEFNGDEHTDEVEAEVGGETGEEAAEEAAEEDAAAEEKVAKEEEAVENTEEAAEDTKAPVKQEEAQEEVEDEEAKGEDDHPVSEGEEDLGSEEEEELRQLEEEEESPEEEEDE
- the LOC139548117 gene encoding adapter SH3BGRL-like isoform X19, producing the protein MVIKVFLASSSGSTAIKKKQQDVLGFLEALKVDYAPLDIACNEDNRMWMRENVPVEKKPTNGIPLPPQIFNEESYCGDYETFFDAKEDNAVFAFLGLPPPPGSKKREVPMEEFNGDEHTDEVEAEVGGETGEEAAEEAAEEDAAAEEKVAKEEEAVENTEEAAEDTAPVKQEEAQEEVEDEEAKGEDDHPVSEVCCGGIAVCSDAFHLNP
- the LOC139548117 gene encoding SH3 domain-binding glutamic acid-rich protein-like isoform X15, yielding MVIKVFLASSSGSTAIKKKQQDVLGFLEALKVDYAPLDIACNEDNRMWMRENVPVEKKPTNGIPLPPQIFNEESYCGDYETFFDAKEDNAVFAFLGLPPPPGSKEAKEAEKAFILENGPVENGTVENETVENGTDDAEDEENLEAEEVEEENLDDDSLKREVPMEEFNGDEHTDEVEAEVGGETGEEAAEEAAEEDAAAEEKVAKEEEAVENTEEAAEDTKAPVKQEEAQEEVEDEEAKQEEEDE
- the LOC139548117 gene encoding SH3 domain-binding glutamic acid-rich protein-like isoform X5, translated to MVIKVFLASSSGSTAIKKKQQDVLGFLEALKVDYAPLDIACNEDNRMWMRENVPVEKKPTNGIPLPPQIFNEESYCGDYETFFDAKEDNAVFAFLGLPPPPGSKEAKEAEKAFILENGPVENGTVENETVENGTDDAEDEENLEAEEVEEENLDDDSLKREVPMEEFNGDEHTDEVEAEVGGETGEEAAEEAAEEDAAAEEKVAKEEEAVENTEEAAEDTKAPVKQEEAQEEVEDEEAKGEDDHPVSEVCCGGIAVCSDAFHLNP
- the LOC139548117 gene encoding SH3 domain-binding glutamic acid-rich protein-like isoform X13 — translated: MVIKVFLASSSGSTAIKKKQQDVLGFLEALKVDYAPLDIACNEDNRMWMRENVPVEKKPTNGIPLPPQIFNEESYCGDYETFFDAKEDNAVFAFLGLPPPPGSKEAKEAEKAFILENGPVENGTVENETVENGTDDAEDEENLEAEEVEEENLDDDSLKREVPMEEFNGDEHTDEVEAEVGGETGEEAAEEAAEEDAAAEEKVAKEEEAVENTEEAAEDTKAPVKQEEAQEEVEDEEAKGEDDHPVSEEEEDE